In the genome of Fulvivirga maritima, one region contains:
- a CDS encoding serine hydrolase domain-containing protein: protein MASHLSGIRHYYGKSWDEIFIQQHYSNLTDALSIFKNDSLQVKPGTKFLYSSNGYILLGAAIENITQQPYLSYMKQNIWGPIGMHATYGDIADSVMDHKSKFYYLTGEEATPYDLSYSYSTGGLLSTTDDLTKFGLAIIGDDFIDQETKRLMFQNQVTSDMRNVGYGLGWFVEEDINNKRIWFHTGELPSSGSILAIFPDQEIIIALLVNSPIVSYTQGEFFEYMMQLEKLVESY, encoded by the coding sequence GTGGCCAGCCACTTAAGTGGTATCCGGCATTATTATGGGAAAAGCTGGGACGAGATCTTTATCCAGCAGCACTATAGTAATTTAACCGATGCATTGTCCATTTTTAAAAATGATTCGTTGCAAGTAAAGCCTGGTACAAAGTTCTTATACTCATCTAATGGTTATATTCTTTTAGGTGCTGCTATTGAAAATATAACTCAACAACCTTACTTGAGTTATATGAAGCAAAATATTTGGGGTCCCATCGGGATGCATGCCACGTATGGAGATATAGCAGACAGTGTGATGGATCATAAGAGTAAATTTTATTACCTGACTGGTGAGGAGGCAACTCCTTATGACTTAAGCTATTCCTACTCTACGGGAGGATTACTTTCTACAACTGATGATCTTACCAAATTCGGACTGGCTATTATTGGAGATGATTTTATAGATCAAGAAACGAAAAGGCTCATGTTTCAAAATCAGGTAACTTCTGACATGCGAAATGTGGGCTATGGCTTAGGATGGTTTGTAGAAGAAGATATTAATAATAAGAGAATTTGGTTTCATACCGGTGAATTACCTTCTTCCGGTTCCATATTGGCTATTTTTCCGGATCAGGAAATTATTATTGCGCTACTAGTTAACTCTCCCATAGTCTCTTATACTCAAGGTGAATTTTTTGAGTATATGATGCAGTTGGAAAAACTAGTTGAATCGTATTAA
- a CDS encoding serine hydrolase, producing MAIGQCQTLISGSVINNQTKQPIPYVNIGIANTEVGTISNEDGSFTINIPLKYSDQDLLFSSVGYIRKSFPISSISTAANNLVVSLNENVLELGEVEIVAKQEKKKSVTLGNGKSLLLSGQIHYDTLSAGSAMALLIDKSDNKNLTFLKEASLHIAKNLSPEFKVRMRIMSVDSQTDKPGVDLLTHQVLVTSDVKKGWLDFEISDTQIVKEDQFFLVFEWIMDKDDRKYVTSKYEQYMKMYPARVSYDTVIINHEKVVIPQVSTVVAGTVFGVTKSKKDREHFKCYYRSNSFGEWKTSSGILSAKVTLSNYPPTDEPETNKLPCDALACKIDQWATDFQNEFNPTGFQLSIGKSDTIIFSQGYGYADKVANILVDRQTQFRIASVSKTMTSAAIMQLYAKGLLYLDTAIQTYVPAFPKKEIPYYRKASGQPLKWYPALLWEKLGRDLYPAAL from the coding sequence GACATTGATTTCAGGGAGTGTTATAAATAATCAAACCAAACAACCTATTCCATACGTAAACATTGGAATTGCTAATACTGAAGTTGGCACAATTTCTAATGAAGATGGCTCATTTACCATCAACATACCTCTAAAGTATTCCGATCAGGACCTGCTTTTTTCCTCTGTAGGATACATCAGAAAATCATTTCCCATTTCCTCGATCTCCACCGCAGCAAACAACTTGGTGGTTTCGCTCAACGAAAATGTGCTGGAGTTAGGCGAGGTAGAAATAGTCGCAAAACAAGAAAAAAAGAAATCAGTTACTCTGGGAAATGGTAAGAGCTTATTGCTCTCAGGGCAAATCCACTATGACACCCTTTCAGCTGGCAGTGCCATGGCCCTCCTAATCGATAAATCAGATAATAAAAACCTGACATTTCTTAAAGAGGCATCCTTGCATATTGCCAAAAATTTATCTCCTGAATTTAAGGTAAGGATGCGGATCATGTCAGTAGACAGCCAAACCGATAAGCCGGGAGTAGACCTACTTACACATCAGGTATTAGTAACATCAGACGTTAAAAAGGGATGGTTAGATTTCGAAATAAGCGATACCCAAATAGTCAAAGAAGATCAGTTTTTTCTGGTATTTGAATGGATCATGGATAAGGACGATCGGAAATATGTAACCTCTAAATATGAGCAATACATGAAAATGTACCCTGCTAGGGTTTCATACGACACGGTAATTATCAATCATGAGAAGGTAGTCATACCCCAGGTAAGCACAGTAGTCGCCGGAACAGTGTTTGGGGTAACCAAATCAAAAAAAGACCGTGAGCACTTCAAGTGTTACTATCGCTCCAATAGTTTTGGTGAATGGAAAACGTCTTCCGGTATCCTTTCTGCAAAAGTGACATTGTCGAATTACCCACCTACAGATGAGCCTGAAACTAACAAACTACCATGCGATGCATTGGCTTGTAAAATCGATCAATGGGCTACAGACTTTCAAAACGAATTTAACCCAACAGGTTTTCAATTATCAATTGGTAAATCAGATACCATCATTTTTTCCCAAGGCTATGGTTATGCAGATAAAGTTGCTAATATACTTGTAGATAGACAGACACAATTTCGAATTGCCAGTGTCTCAAAAACCATGACCTCTGCGGCTATTATGCAGCTATATGCTAAAGGCCTGTTATACCTTGATACTGCAATTCAAACTTATGTGCCTGCATTCCCCAAAAAAGAAATACCCTATTACCGTAAGGCAAGTGGCCAGCCACTTAAGTGGTATCCGGCATTATTATGGGAAAAGCTGGGACGAGATCTTTATCCAGCAGCACTATAG